A region of the Oceanihabitans sp. IOP_32 genome:
AGCCATAAAAAAACCTCGAGCGATACTCGAGGTTTATAAGTTGTAAATTAAATTAAGATGCTCTGTTTACCTTAAAGAAAACTCTGAAGTAGAAACTAAGTATCTTTGATTATAGACGTTTACAGTGTAAGATCCTGGTTCGAATTTCTCATTACTACTATTAACAAACTCACAGATATCAAGATTTGCATTTTCGTAATTAAATTTACTAATCGTACTGTAATTAAACAACACTTCTCCAAATTGAACTTGTTGATTTAAGCCCATAATATTGTTGTTAGGATCTATAACTTGAATATACAATTCCTGATCTCCGGCCTGTACCAATTCATTTTTAGCCACGGTAAAGCACACTCTAATTTTATTAACTCTCCTAGCTCTTTCGGTTGGCACTAATTTTCCCGATGTGCGTTGTATTACACCAAAGCCCTTTAAACCAATAGTGTTTAATACCGATGCGTTCTCAACCACCTCAGCTAAGGCAATATTTTGTGTTAATAAAGAATCGGTAAACATGGTGCGCTCTTCTAAGCGTATTTTTGTGCTATCTAAAGAGGTAGCTAAATAAGAATTTTGTACTCGTAACGAATCGTTTTGAGCCAGCAACACATCCATTTCTTTCTTTAATGTATTGTATCGTTGTCTGTACCTCCAAAGACTTTTAATATTGGTTTCAGAAATTTTCAAAGAATCTATCAAGCCTTGAATACGCGCTCTAGACTCCACCAAATCAGCATTAATCTCTTCATTTTCACCTATAGCGTCATCATACTGTTTCGCCATAGCATTTAAATCTGTCATAACTAACCGTTTTTCTTCGGTTAATTGTTTTTTAGTATCAACACTGTCTTGGTATAAATTTAAAGTATAAATACCAGTGCCCACAAAAAGAATTAAAGCCAGAGCCAAAGCCACTTTTAGACCTTTATTAGTTTTCGCGTTTTCTTCGTTACTCTTTGTATTTTCTACAACAGTAGGCTTATCGTTATTTTCCATAATTTAAGTTTGTTTAAGTATTAGTTAGTTCAAAAGTTTATATTATTGGTTTAAAAAAATTATGATTACATTTCCGAATCAAATAAAATAACGCCATGGAAAAATTAATTTTATTTAATAACACCAAACTTAATAAATTATTAACGAAACGCAGTGGCGAATCTAAATTTGGTGAACATATAAAAATATTAAGCTCTCCATCACATATATACGAACAACTTCAAAATTTAGACGTTACTCATGTTGTATTTGGCTTACCAGAGGATATTGGTGTATTTGCTAACCACGGTAAAAGTGGGGCTTCAGAGGCATGGAACGCCACCTTAAAAATATTGCTAAATATTCAAAGTAATAATTTCACGAAGGCAAATTCGGTGTTAATTTTAGGCCATTTAGACTTTACCGCAGAATTATTGGAAGTTTCAAAACTTAATCAAAACAAAAAAAGCGATATTAAAAAAGCCAGAAAAATAGTGGAGCACATAGACAGTCACGTTACACATATTATGCAGTTAATTATATCTTCTGGCAAAAAAGCTATTGTTATTGGAGGTGGGCATAACAACGCCTATGGCAACATAAAAGGGACATCTTTAGCTCTAAAAAAATGTGTAAATGTTGTTAATTTCGACGCACATTCAGATTTTAGACCACAAGAGGGCCGACACAGCGGTAATGGGTTTAGTTACGCTTTCGCGGAAGGGTTTCTGAAAAACTATTACATCTTTGGATTGCACGAAAATTACACGTCAAATAAGATTTTGGAAACTTTAAGCGAAACAAAACATTTAGATTTTAGTACGTTTGAAGATATAGAAATAAAAGAAAAATTAAGCTTCAACGATGCTATGTATAAGGCATTAAACCATGTCTCTCACAAACCCTTTGGCATAGAAATAGACTGCGATGCCATAGCGAATATACCCAGTAGTGCCATGACTCCAAGTGGTTTTACGGTTAATCAAACCAGACAATTTGTTAGCTATTTTGCAAATCATAAAAACGCCACTTATTTGCATATTTGCGAAGCCGCACCAAAAAAGAAAAGCGCCAACCAAGTGGGCAAACTTATAACTTATTTAATTACCGATTTTATAAAAGCGCATGAAACATCTATAACCTAAACTTGATAGCCAAGAAAGTGATTAAATAGATGTCGCATGTGACCCAAAAAAATAATAGACATAAACACATGAAAATTAAAATTATTCCATTTGATAAAAAATACGCAAAAGATTTCTATAAATTAAACATAGAATGGCTAACAACATATTTTTATGTTGAACCCTTTGATGAAACCGTTT
Encoded here:
- a CDS encoding chromosome partitioning protein ParA yields the protein MENNDKPTVVENTKSNEENAKTNKGLKVALALALILFVGTGIYTLNLYQDSVDTKKQLTEEKRLVMTDLNAMAKQYDDAIGENEEINADLVESRARIQGLIDSLKISETNIKSLWRYRQRYNTLKKEMDVLLAQNDSLRVQNSYLATSLDSTKIRLEERTMFTDSLLTQNIALAEVVENASVLNTIGLKGFGVIQRTSGKLVPTERARRVNKIRVCFTVAKNELVQAGDQELYIQVIDPNNNIMGLNQQVQFGEVLFNYSTISKFNYENANLDICEFVNSSNEKFEPGSYTVNVYNQRYLVSTSEFSLR
- a CDS encoding formimidoylglutamase, which encodes MEKLILFNNTKLNKLLTKRSGESKFGEHIKILSSPSHIYEQLQNLDVTHVVFGLPEDIGVFANHGKSGASEAWNATLKILLNIQSNNFTKANSVLILGHLDFTAELLEVSKLNQNKKSDIKKARKIVEHIDSHVTHIMQLIISSGKKAIVIGGGHNNAYGNIKGTSLALKKCVNVVNFDAHSDFRPQEGRHSGNGFSYAFAEGFLKNYYIFGLHENYTSNKILETLSETKHLDFSTFEDIEIKEKLSFNDAMYKALNHVSHKPFGIEIDCDAIANIPSSAMTPSGFTVNQTRQFVSYFANHKNATYLHICEAAPKKKSANQVGKLITYLITDFIKAHETSIT